Proteins from a genomic interval of Chloroflexota bacterium:
- a CDS encoding SCO4226 family nickel-binding protein: MPKFMDVHRSMKGITPEALKEAHQADLDIQGDEGVDFQRAWADPDSGMVFCLAEAPSADAVRRVHERAGHPADDVYAVPVEV, encoded by the coding sequence ATGCCGAAATTCATGGACGTCCATCGCAGCATGAAGGGCATCACGCCAGAGGCGCTGAAGGAAGCGCACCAGGCAGATCTGGACATCCAGGGCGATGAAGGAGTCGACTTCCAGCGAGCCTGGGCCGATCCGGACAGCGGCATGGTCTTCTGCCTGGCCGAGGCGCCGAGCGCTGACGCCGTCCGACGCGTCCACGAGCGGGCTGGACACCCAGCCGACGACGTCTACGCAGTCCCCGTGGAGGTCTGA
- a CDS encoding sigma-70 family RNA polymerase sigma factor, with protein MDDPRPAAAGAVPDAEGSATVEDPIQRRDRILIERARDGDLEAFNDLVTCYQDQLWALVVRMVPDPDQAADAVQEAFFSAYRNLAAFRGGSVRSWLSRICVNAAMDAQRLRKRRPSQPYPELEDDSWQPPTGPEADPERLVVLAERSRALAEAMSRIGPDQRTAIVLFDVQGFDYHEIAAMTGVSLGTVKSRIHRGRLALRGILEGRMELFRG; from the coding sequence GTGGACGACCCTCGCCCCGCCGCCGCCGGTGCGGTCCCCGATGCCGAGGGTTCGGCGACGGTCGAGGATCCGATCCAGCGTCGCGACCGCATCCTCATCGAGCGTGCCCGCGACGGCGACCTCGAGGCGTTCAACGATCTCGTGACGTGCTACCAGGATCAGCTCTGGGCGCTCGTCGTCCGCATGGTGCCGGATCCGGACCAGGCCGCGGACGCGGTGCAGGAGGCGTTCTTCTCGGCCTACCGCAACCTCGCCGCGTTCCGCGGCGGGAGCGTCCGGAGCTGGCTCAGCCGGATCTGCGTGAACGCCGCGATGGACGCCCAGCGCCTCCGGAAGCGCCGACCGAGCCAGCCGTACCCGGAGCTCGAGGACGATTCGTGGCAGCCACCGACGGGGCCGGAGGCGGATCCGGAGCGACTCGTCGTGCTGGCCGAGCGATCGAGGGCGCTCGCGGAGGCGATGTCACGCATCGGCCCGGACCAGCGGACGGCGATCGTCCTCTTCGACGTGCAGGGATTCGACTACCACGAGATCGCCGCCATGACCGGCGTCTCGCTCGGCACGGTGAAGTCGCGGATCCACCGCGGCCGGCTCGCGCTCCGGGGCATCCTCGAGGGGCGCATGGAACTGTTCCGCGGATGA
- a CDS encoding LLM class flavin-dependent oxidoreductase has translation MARLGVTHMLAGGSMRTLEIGLVLPMGEPFVDGATPRWVEIRELAQRAEEIGFDTVWTADELLWRPPDGKTQGWWECVAMTGAVAAATSRVKVGTWILSALHRNPGITAKAVETLDEISGGRFVFGLGSGHAGHQAHAFGLPEDHVFGRFAEAVEIIVPLLRQGRADFEGAFHAARDLEHRPVGPRPGRIPIMIGAKGPKMLRLAALHADIWSWYVEERSDFEEFGPRLAALEAACLEVGRDPATIGKSAGIVVEPTSVTGSAEVFGAPLRGSAEEIAAGLRAFRAGGFTLVEVLVWPPTLAALEAMAPVVELLDAD, from the coding sequence GTGGCTAGACTCGGCGTCACCCACATGCTCGCCGGAGGTTCCATGCGAACGCTCGAGATCGGTCTCGTGCTCCCGATGGGAGAGCCCTTCGTCGACGGCGCGACCCCGCGATGGGTCGAGATCCGTGAGCTCGCGCAGCGGGCCGAGGAGATCGGGTTCGATACGGTCTGGACGGCCGACGAACTCTTGTGGCGCCCGCCGGACGGCAAGACGCAGGGGTGGTGGGAGTGCGTCGCGATGACTGGCGCGGTGGCGGCCGCGACCTCGCGGGTGAAGGTCGGCACATGGATCCTCTCCGCACTCCACCGGAATCCCGGGATCACCGCGAAGGCCGTCGAGACGCTCGATGAGATCAGCGGGGGCCGCTTCGTGTTCGGCCTCGGCTCGGGGCACGCCGGTCACCAGGCGCATGCCTTCGGGTTGCCCGAGGACCATGTCTTCGGCCGGTTCGCGGAGGCGGTCGAGATCATCGTCCCGCTCCTGCGACAGGGTCGGGCGGACTTCGAGGGGGCTTTCCACGCAGCGCGCGATCTGGAGCACCGACCGGTCGGACCTCGCCCCGGCCGGATCCCGATCATGATCGGCGCCAAGGGTCCGAAGATGCTTCGTCTGGCCGCGCTCCATGCCGACATCTGGAGCTGGTACGTCGAGGAGCGGAGCGACTTCGAGGAGTTCGGGCCGCGCCTCGCGGCACTCGAGGCAGCCTGCCTCGAGGTCGGCCGCGATCCCGCGACGATCGGCAAGTCAGCCGGCATCGTCGTGGAGCCGACGTCAGTCACCGGCTCGGCCGAGGTGTTCGGCGCACCCTTGCGTGGCTCGGCCGAGGAGATCGCCGCTGGCCTCCGGGCGTTCCGTGCCGGTGGCTTCACCCTTGTCGAAGTCCTGGTCTGGCCACCGACACTGGCCGCGCTCGAGGCGATGGCGCCCGTGGTCGAGCTTCTGGACGCCGACTGA
- a CDS encoding sugar transferase: MQGRRCVAGRRAASMTEITSRPRLRFSHRSHEAPTDDQSRVAGRSAAVAVKRLIDVVGAAAALVVLAPLFALVAVVVAIVDGRPVLFRQRRVGRDGAALTIWKFRTMVHDAEGRLGEVAPRNEVRGPGFKLTDDPRLTRTGRFLRRSSLDELPQLWNILGGEMSLVGPRPALPAEVAAYEPWQRRRLCVKPGLTGLWQVSARNDDDVDRWVRLDLAYIDGWSLRLDVTILARTLPAVLAFDGR, translated from the coding sequence ATGCAGGGGCGGCGGTGCGTGGCCGGTCGGCGAGCAGCATCGATGACGGAGATAACGTCTCGTCCGCGGCTTCGGTTCTCCCACCGTTCGCACGAAGCGCCGACCGACGACCAGAGCCGCGTCGCGGGCCGGTCGGCCGCCGTCGCGGTCAAGCGGCTCATCGATGTCGTCGGCGCGGCGGCGGCTCTCGTCGTGCTCGCGCCGCTCTTCGCTCTCGTCGCAGTCGTCGTCGCCATCGTCGACGGACGGCCGGTGCTCTTCCGCCAGCGGCGCGTCGGACGTGACGGCGCAGCGCTCACCATCTGGAAGTTCCGAACGATGGTCCACGACGCGGAGGGGCGGCTCGGCGAGGTGGCTCCGCGGAACGAGGTCCGCGGTCCGGGATTCAAGCTGACCGACGACCCCCGACTCACGAGGACCGGCCGGTTCCTCCGTCGCTCCAGCCTCGACGAGCTCCCGCAGCTCTGGAACATCCTCGGCGGCGAGATGAGCCTCGTCGGGCCTCGGCCGGCGCTGCCAGCCGAGGTGGCTGCGTACGAGCCGTGGCAGCGCCGCCGGCTGTGCGTGAAGCCGGGCCTGACCGGGCTGTGGCAGGTGAGCGCCCGCAACGACGACGATGTCGACCGCTGGGTCCGCCTCGACCTCGCCTATATCGACGGCTGGTCACTCCGGCTCGACGTCACGATCCTCGCCCGCACGTTGCCGGCCGTCCTCGCCTTCGACGGCCGCTGA
- a CDS encoding B12-binding domain-containing radical SAM protein has translation MSRVLLGQSYYLHFDPKLQRAMQPYPPLGTLYAASELRRHGHEVAVFDAMLEPDEAGWGGALERYQPEVAVLFEDNFNYLSKMCLLRMRDAGFRMLDMARRHGATTIVCGSDATDNAERYLDHGADVVILGEGEVTLAELLGRLDARGGARPPVPLAPLDPFHPLEATVGIAVRGEGGTVVSTGRRENLRDLDALPFPARDLIDVERYRAAWTRHGRFSMNVSTTRGCPFHCNWCAKPIWGQRYAVRSPENVVAELVELRDRYHPDHISFVDDIFGLRPGWLRTFAELVRVHDVRRPFKCLSRADLLLRDGEIEALRDAGCEMVWIGAESGSQSVLDAMDKGTRVEQIVEAAQRLRTAGIRVGFFLQFGYPGERREDIEATRRLVRECLPDDIGISVSYPLPGTPFYERVRADLGSKRNWDRSDDLAMLYRGPYSTRFYRRLHGVVHKEFRLRRPVSRPRERLGRLRDLATLPIDRLVLAGMQRLERGLADRDRVEAGA, from the coding sequence ATGAGCCGCGTCCTGCTCGGCCAGTCGTACTACCTCCACTTCGACCCCAAGCTCCAGCGGGCGATGCAGCCGTACCCACCGCTCGGGACGCTGTACGCGGCGAGCGAACTCCGACGGCACGGCCACGAGGTCGCCGTCTTCGATGCGATGCTCGAGCCGGACGAGGCGGGCTGGGGCGGCGCTCTCGAGCGGTACCAACCGGAGGTCGCCGTCCTCTTTGAGGACAACTTCAACTACCTCTCGAAGATGTGCCTCCTCCGGATGCGAGACGCAGGCTTCCGGATGCTCGACATGGCGCGGCGCCACGGGGCGACGACGATCGTCTGCGGGAGCGATGCGACGGACAACGCCGAGCGCTACCTCGACCATGGCGCCGATGTCGTCATCCTCGGCGAGGGCGAGGTGACGCTCGCCGAGCTGCTCGGGCGGCTCGACGCACGGGGGGGCGCACGGCCTCCTGTACCGCTCGCTCCGCTCGATCCGTTCCATCCGCTCGAGGCGACGGTCGGGATCGCCGTTCGCGGCGAGGGCGGCACGGTCGTGTCGACCGGCCGACGGGAGAACCTGCGGGATCTCGATGCGCTCCCCTTCCCCGCCCGCGACCTCATCGATGTGGAGCGATATCGGGCGGCATGGACACGGCACGGGCGATTCTCGATGAACGTCTCGACCACCCGTGGCTGCCCGTTCCATTGCAACTGGTGCGCGAAGCCGATCTGGGGCCAGCGCTATGCCGTCCGCAGTCCCGAGAACGTCGTCGCCGAGCTCGTCGAGCTCCGCGACCGGTACCACCCCGACCACATCTCCTTCGTCGACGACATCTTCGGACTCCGGCCCGGCTGGCTCCGGACGTTCGCCGAGCTGGTCCGGGTGCACGACGTCCGGCGACCATTCAAGTGCCTGAGCCGGGCCGACCTGCTGCTCCGCGACGGCGAGATCGAAGCCCTCCGGGATGCTGGCTGCGAGATGGTCTGGATAGGCGCGGAGTCGGGATCGCAGTCGGTCCTCGACGCGATGGACAAGGGGACGAGGGTCGAGCAGATCGTCGAGGCGGCGCAGCGGCTGCGGACGGCCGGTATCCGCGTCGGGTTCTTCCTCCAGTTCGGGTACCCGGGCGAGCGCCGCGAGGACATCGAGGCGACGCGACGACTCGTCCGCGAGTGCCTTCCGGACGATATCGGGATCTCGGTCTCGTATCCCCTCCCGGGGACGCCGTTCTACGAACGTGTTCGGGCCGACCTGGGATCGAAGCGGAACTGGGATCGATCGGACGACCTCGCGATGCTCTACCGCGGTCCGTACTCGACGCGGTTCTACCGCCGGCTCCACGGCGTGGTCCACAAGGAGTTCCGGCTTCGGCGTCCGGTCTCACGTCCGCGAGAGCGGCTCGGTCGGCTGCGGGACCTGGCAACCCTCCCGATCGATCGGCTCGTCCTCGCCGGGATGCAGCGACTCGAACGCGGCCTCGCGGATCGCGATCGGGTGGAGGCCGGGGCGTGA
- a CDS encoding class I SAM-dependent methyltransferase → MTIDTGDRLRTIADAFSLTARRYDEFGSDHPHLTRMRGKVYAHLERVVPAGARILELNAGTGTDAVELARRGYRVHATDISPGMLARLRDKVERLGLGDRVSSEERSFLDLEAVAGGPWDAVFSDLGGLNCTPDPRPVVAGVDRILRPGGVVLWVVMPPICLWELGLVMRGQARLAVRRLARGGSRAHLEGRYFDVHYFTPQQVVAAFGDSYEVLGVEGLSVVTPTAESRNLAIRHPRVYRALAAVDDAVSGHRPFSGWGDFFIVSLRRRTTAGRPPGSAP, encoded by the coding sequence GTGACGATCGACACGGGTGATCGGCTCCGCACCATCGCGGACGCGTTCTCCCTCACCGCGCGCCGCTACGACGAATTCGGGTCGGACCACCCCCACCTCACCCGGATGCGGGGCAAGGTGTACGCCCACCTCGAGCGGGTCGTGCCTGCCGGTGCCCGCATCCTCGAGCTCAACGCCGGTACCGGGACGGACGCGGTCGAGCTCGCCCGGCGCGGCTACCGGGTCCACGCGACGGACATCTCCCCCGGCATGCTCGCGCGGCTCCGCGACAAGGTGGAGCGCCTCGGACTCGGCGACCGGGTGTCGAGCGAAGAACGGTCCTTCCTCGACCTCGAGGCCGTGGCCGGTGGTCCATGGGACGCCGTCTTCTCCGACCTCGGCGGACTCAACTGCACGCCCGACCCTCGCCCGGTCGTGGCCGGAGTCGACCGGATCCTCCGACCGGGCGGGGTCGTGCTCTGGGTCGTCATGCCGCCGATCTGCCTCTGGGAGCTCGGCCTCGTCATGCGCGGACAGGCCCGACTCGCGGTCCGCCGGCTCGCGCGCGGCGGGTCGCGGGCGCACCTCGAGGGCCGGTACTTCGACGTCCACTACTTCACGCCGCAGCAGGTGGTCGCGGCGTTCGGCGACTCGTACGAGGTCCTCGGGGTCGAGGGGCTGTCCGTCGTCACGCCGACCGCCGAGAGCCGCAATCTCGCGATCCGCCACCCGCGCGTGTATCGGGCGCTCGCCGCCGTGGACGACGCGGTGTCGGGGCATCGGCCGTTCTCCGGCTGGGGCGATTTCTTCATCGTCTCCCTCCGCCGGCGGACGACCGCCGGCCGACCGCCTGGGAGCGCACCATGA
- a CDS encoding oligosaccharide flippase family protein, with product MSVGGRSGPLGRIGRETAVLLVTRVVAQALLVVATVLLAMRLGPAGFGRYAVIASAVLVANIVTTFGTDMVLIRELAGGRHSIRPIDALAVQLVATVPAIALLAIGAPLLGQGDPDAVAALRIASLSLVPAALFSVASAGLRGARRPGRYAALGIATAALQLAAVATFAGPGVSLVTVAWIVVGVGSATGVLAWGTAAATIGDFRRPGRFSTTAVWSTARASAPVGALALLGVACQRAALFGVALLAGPLAAGWFAAASRIVDTSKTGHVALYTTLYPMLAEANETRPSGAADVRALQRARDRSIVAAGGISALLIVGGPLIVDRLFGASFAPAAFGLGVLALALVPSAIASHRTIELLAVGAESMVGRALLASLATLIVLLAAFVPIVGWIGAAWAVVGAESVNAGLLVRVRVSPSALAERRAGTWGAPVGSLEGGSG from the coding sequence ATGAGCGTGGGCGGTCGCAGCGGCCCCCTTGGACGCATCGGCCGCGAGACGGCCGTGCTGCTCGTGACGCGCGTCGTCGCGCAGGCCCTCCTCGTCGTCGCCACCGTGCTCCTCGCCATGCGACTCGGGCCGGCGGGCTTCGGCCGCTACGCGGTCATCGCCTCGGCCGTGCTCGTCGCGAATATCGTCACGACCTTCGGCACGGACATGGTCCTCATCCGGGAGCTGGCAGGCGGACGCCATTCCATCCGTCCGATCGATGCTCTCGCCGTCCAGCTCGTCGCGACCGTCCCGGCGATCGCCCTTCTCGCGATCGGTGCGCCGCTCCTCGGGCAGGGCGATCCGGACGCGGTGGCCGCCCTCCGCATCGCATCGCTGTCGCTCGTCCCGGCGGCCCTGTTCAGTGTCGCCAGCGCCGGTCTTCGCGGCGCTCGCCGGCCCGGTCGATACGCCGCCCTCGGGATCGCGACGGCCGCGCTCCAGCTCGCGGCCGTCGCGACCTTCGCCGGGCCCGGCGTCAGCCTCGTCACCGTCGCCTGGATCGTCGTCGGCGTCGGGTCCGCCACCGGCGTCCTCGCATGGGGGACCGCCGCGGCGACGATCGGCGACTTCCGCCGGCCGGGTCGCTTCTCGACGACGGCCGTGTGGTCCACGGCCCGGGCGAGTGCGCCCGTGGGCGCCCTCGCGCTGCTCGGCGTCGCCTGCCAGCGCGCCGCCCTGTTCGGCGTCGCGCTCCTCGCCGGGCCGCTCGCAGCCGGGTGGTTCGCCGCCGCATCGCGGATCGTCGATACCTCGAAGACCGGCCACGTCGCCCTCTATACGACCCTCTACCCGATGCTCGCCGAGGCGAACGAGACCCGGCCGTCGGGAGCGGCCGACGTCCGTGCGCTCCAGCGAGCGCGGGACCGCTCGATCGTCGCCGCGGGCGGCATCTCCGCCTTGCTCATCGTCGGCGGGCCACTCATCGTCGACCGCTTGTTCGGCGCGTCGTTCGCACCGGCGGCGTTCGGACTCGGCGTCCTCGCCCTCGCCCTCGTCCCGTCGGCGATCGCGAGCCACCGGACGATCGAACTCCTCGCGGTCGGCGCGGAGTCGATGGTCGGTCGGGCGCTCCTCGCGAGCCTCGCGACGCTCATCGTCCTGCTTGCCGCGTTCGTCCCGATCGTGGGCTGGATCGGGGCGGCGTGGGCGGTCGTCGGTGCCGAGTCCGTCAACGCCGGCCTGCTCGTCCGAGTCCGCGTTTCGCCGAGCGCGCTGGCCGAACGGCGTGCCGGCACGTGGGGGGCGCCCGTCGGATCGCTCGAGGGAGGATCCGGGTGA
- a CDS encoding nucleoside phosphorylase, producing MSYPNLPDKHRFAGIVAPAEMLAHRRRGGGLRIDDPPVGFVICLQRGLPERMRWRVRIRRLGRLMGDLYAVRATGGRVGVLTGFGLGAPIVAAQAEELIALGATRLISIALAGGIAADLEPGAVVVATSAIRDEGTSHHYLAPGRVIEGDPGLTEALAGALARRGATVRSGAVWSTDAPYRETREEVAAYAADGVLAVDMELAALFAVARSRGVRAAGVLVVGDSLAEGRWRPPEQLDGMERSLERAYRAAIEVLDGD from the coding sequence GTGAGCTACCCGAACCTGCCGGACAAACACCGCTTCGCCGGGATCGTCGCCCCCGCTGAGATGCTCGCCCATCGGCGACGCGGCGGCGGCCTCAGGATCGACGACCCGCCGGTCGGGTTCGTGATCTGCCTCCAGCGGGGACTCCCCGAGCGGATGCGATGGCGCGTCCGGATCCGCCGCCTCGGCCGGCTCATGGGCGACCTGTACGCCGTTCGCGCGACGGGCGGTCGGGTGGGCGTCCTGACCGGGTTCGGCCTCGGAGCGCCGATCGTCGCCGCCCAGGCCGAGGAGCTCATCGCCCTCGGCGCGACGCGCCTCATCTCGATCGCACTCGCTGGCGGAATCGCCGCGGACCTCGAGCCCGGGGCGGTCGTCGTCGCGACCTCCGCGATCCGTGACGAAGGGACGTCGCATCACTATCTCGCGCCAGGACGGGTGATCGAGGGCGATCCGGGGCTCACCGAAGCGCTCGCCGGCGCCCTCGCCCGGCGCGGAGCAACCGTTCGGTCCGGAGCCGTCTGGTCCACCGACGCGCCGTATCGGGAGACCCGCGAGGAGGTGGCGGCCTACGCGGCAGACGGCGTCCTCGCCGTGGACATGGAGCTCGCCGCGCTCTTCGCGGTAGCCCGATCGCGAGGTGTCCGGGCGGCCGGGGTACTCGTCGTCGGTGACAGCCTCGCCGAGGGACGCTGGCGGCCGCCGGAGCAGCTCGACGGCATGGAGCGCTCGCTCGAGCGGGCGTATCGGGCGGCCATCGAGGTCCTCGATGGCGACTGA
- a CDS encoding methyltransferase domain-containing protein, which translates to MATDIPPPWRPATPVPIPAWPAIYDRVRALEGRRYPDALVARLPAVPTDDPFREEWRQRTDSADRLIRHLDRLARPLVVLEIGCGNGWLAARIARIDGSRVVGRDVNAAEIAQARRVFGAVPNLSFVEGDAVAAPSPLERPTAIVLASVIQYVEDVPSLLRRLDGWLASGGEIHLLDSPLYGPGTVDEARRRSDAYYRSLGVPAMAAVYRHHTRAVFAGLRADVLHDPRALRVRLGRRLARRPTSPFPWIRIRGLDRSAR; encoded by the coding sequence ATGGCGACTGACATCCCGCCCCCGTGGCGGCCGGCGACACCCGTTCCGATCCCCGCCTGGCCCGCGATCTACGACCGGGTCCGCGCACTCGAGGGCCGACGCTACCCGGACGCGCTCGTCGCGCGACTCCCGGCGGTCCCGACGGACGATCCGTTCCGCGAGGAGTGGCGGCAGCGGACGGACTCGGCCGACCGCCTCATCCGCCATCTCGACCGCCTGGCTCGACCGCTCGTCGTCCTAGAGATCGGCTGCGGGAACGGCTGGCTTGCGGCCCGGATCGCCCGGATCGACGGGAGTCGGGTCGTCGGCCGCGACGTCAACGCGGCCGAGATCGCGCAGGCCCGTCGGGTCTTCGGCGCGGTCCCGAACCTCTCCTTCGTCGAGGGCGACGCGGTCGCCGCACCGTCCCCGCTCGAGCGCCCCACCGCGATCGTCCTCGCGAGCGTCATCCAGTACGTCGAGGACGTTCCCTCCCTCCTCCGCCGGCTCGACGGGTGGCTCGCCTCGGGCGGCGAGATCCACCTCCTCGACAGCCCGCTGTACGGACCGGGGACGGTGGATGAGGCACGGCGCCGGTCGGACGCGTACTACCGGAGCCTCGGAGTCCCGGCGATGGCGGCGGTCTATCGCCATCACACCCGAGCCGTCTTCGCCGGCCTCAGGGCGGACGTCCTCCACGACCCACGGGCTCTCCGGGTCCGGCTGGGCCGCCGGCTGGCGCGTCGCCCAACCTCGCCGTTCCCATGGATCCGCATCCGCGGCCTCGACCGTTCGGCTCGATGA
- a CDS encoding glycosyltransferase, translated as MIGTLHPADEPTVAIVHDYFTQRGGAERVAERLAGLFPAAPVYASVVDAAALPRSLAGGRVRTTALQRSRAAGLPLRAIAPFLVPAFARLDLGGPDVVISSSSAFAHHVRTPSTAIHLCYCHTPPRFVWRPDEYFHGEPLQRLALRPGLAVVRRLDIRAARNVDVYIANSRATAARIAEAYGRRAIVIPPPIETWRFRPSTERTGRFLVVSRLRPHKRIDLAIEAAGRTGLPLDIVGEGPDESRLRRLAGPTVRFLGWLPPAEVADAMARCTGLVVPAGEDFGMTIAEVQAAGRPPIAFAEGGALEIVRDGVTGFLVREPTAVAVGEAMLRAGRISLDPDPLVRSARRFDAHRFDAAIRAVVADAIEARRPMCHQPIELGSTATGSPPAARRAS; from the coding sequence ATGATCGGCACCCTGCATCCGGCGGACGAGCCGACGGTCGCGATCGTCCACGACTACTTCACCCAGCGCGGCGGTGCCGAGCGCGTGGCGGAACGCCTGGCCGGCCTCTTCCCCGCCGCGCCGGTCTATGCCTCCGTCGTCGACGCGGCCGCCCTTCCGCGCTCGCTCGCCGGGGGTCGCGTCCGGACGACCGCCCTCCAGCGCTCGCGTGCGGCGGGTCTCCCGCTCCGCGCCATCGCTCCGTTCCTTGTCCCGGCCTTCGCTCGGCTCGACCTCGGCGGGCCGGACGTCGTCATCTCGAGCTCTTCGGCATTCGCCCATCATGTTCGAACGCCGTCGACCGCGATCCACCTCTGCTACTGCCATACGCCGCCGCGGTTCGTCTGGCGTCCGGACGAGTACTTCCACGGCGAGCCGCTCCAGCGGCTCGCCCTCCGGCCCGGCCTCGCGGTCGTCAGGCGGCTGGACATCCGCGCCGCCCGGAACGTCGATGTGTACATCGCGAACTCGAGAGCCACGGCGGCGCGGATCGCCGAGGCCTACGGCCGGCGCGCCATCGTCATCCCGCCGCCGATCGAGACCTGGCGCTTCCGTCCATCCACCGAACGGACCGGCCGATTCCTCGTCGTCTCCCGCCTTCGTCCCCACAAGCGGATCGACCTCGCGATCGAGGCGGCCGGGAGAACCGGGCTCCCGCTCGACATCGTCGGCGAGGGCCCGGACGAGTCGCGCCTCCGGCGGCTGGCCGGGCCGACCGTCCGATTCCTCGGCTGGTTGCCTCCCGCCGAGGTCGCCGACGCGATGGCCCGCTGCACCGGGCTCGTGGTGCCCGCCGGCGAGGACTTCGGGATGACGATCGCCGAGGTGCAGGCGGCCGGTCGCCCACCGATCGCCTTCGCCGAGGGCGGAGCGCTCGAGATCGTCCGTGACGGGGTGACCGGGTTCCTCGTCCGGGAGCCGACGGCCGTCGCCGTCGGCGAGGCCATGCTCCGTGCCGGTAGGATCTCGCTCGATCCCGATCCGCTCGTCCGCTCGGCCCGACGGTTCGACGCCCATCGTTTCGACGCGGCGATCCGCGCGGTCGTCGCCGACGCGATCGAGGCGCGCCGCCCGATGTGTCACCAGCCGATCGAGCTCGGATCGACGGCCACCGGGTCGCCGCCGGCCGCTCGTCGGGCATCGTGA
- a CDS encoding O-antigen ligase family protein produces the protein MTAESRARVADAVARIAFGALIVLSPFRARIVLLARPDPPVYGDFTDLLVTWSDLALALVLVAWLVSLVARPRRIALGPRFLAWPVAGLVIVAWLGVPFSGDPVVAADNAVRLVALVALAAFVVNEITDLSRIRLPLILMIGSQAVVAIGQFVGQRSLGFGGLGEHLLAPDLGVSVVTAADGTRYLRGYGLADHPNILGGLLAVGLLLLIGIGASSSGRRTAASVATGAAAAAVVGIGVAALFVTFSRAAWLGAAVGLALLVAMLLSIGGRIALRSVGAAVLVGAVVVAPFIGPALPVLAARTDLGPPIATEVRSIDERAALAEAANAIFIAHPVLGVGIGTLPTAMRAADPAFAWNYQPASVVVLDVAAETGLFGALCYLAILVGPWLALVRRRGRWTRTLAATSAALAAIEIVGLFDYYPWTYAAGRIWTWALLGLWVVAYRSAGTVAEARPASRPIQATVRAA, from the coding sequence GTGACGGCCGAGTCCCGCGCCCGGGTCGCGGACGCGGTCGCCCGGATCGCGTTCGGCGCGCTCATCGTCCTCAGTCCGTTCCGGGCGCGGATCGTGCTCCTCGCGCGACCCGATCCGCCCGTCTACGGCGACTTCACCGACCTGCTCGTCACCTGGAGCGACCTGGCGCTCGCGCTCGTGCTCGTCGCCTGGCTTGTGAGCCTCGTCGCCCGGCCCCGTCGCATCGCCCTCGGTCCGCGGTTCCTCGCCTGGCCGGTCGCCGGACTTGTCATCGTCGCCTGGCTCGGCGTGCCGTTCTCGGGCGACCCCGTCGTCGCGGCCGACAACGCGGTCCGCCTCGTCGCGCTCGTCGCCCTCGCGGCGTTCGTGGTGAACGAGATCACCGACCTCTCGCGGATCCGCCTGCCGCTCATCCTCATGATCGGCTCGCAGGCCGTCGTGGCGATCGGCCAGTTCGTCGGCCAGCGATCGCTCGGCTTCGGCGGCCTCGGCGAGCACCTCCTTGCGCCGGACCTCGGCGTCAGTGTCGTCACTGCTGCCGACGGCACGCGCTACCTGCGCGGCTACGGCCTGGCAGATCATCCGAACATCCTCGGTGGACTGCTCGCGGTGGGGCTGCTGCTCCTCATCGGGATCGGAGCCTCGAGCTCGGGTCGGAGGACGGCTGCGAGCGTCGCTACCGGCGCCGCAGCGGCAGCCGTGGTCGGGATCGGCGTCGCGGCGCTCTTCGTGACTTTCTCCCGGGCCGCCTGGCTCGGCGCGGCTGTCGGGCTCGCTCTCCTCGTGGCGATGCTCCTGTCGATCGGCGGTCGGATCGCGCTCCGCAGCGTCGGCGCCGCGGTCCTCGTCGGAGCGGTCGTCGTCGCGCCGTTCATCGGGCCGGCGCTGCCGGTCCTTGCAGCCCGGACCGACCTCGGCCCGCCGATCGCCACCGAGGTCCGATCGATCGACGAGCGAGCCGCGCTGGCCGAGGCGGCGAACGCCATCTTCATCGCCCACCCGGTCCTCGGGGTCGGGATCGGGACGCTCCCGACAGCGATGCGCGCCGCCGACCCGGCCTTCGCCTGGAACTACCAGCCGGCCAGCGTCGTCGTCCTCGACGTCGCGGCCGAGACGGGGCTCTTCGGGGCGCTCTGCTACCTTGCGATCCTCGTCGGTCCGTGGCTCGCCCTCGTCCGCCGTCGCGGTCGCTGGACGAGGACCCTTGCCGCGACCTCCGCGGCGCTCGCCGCCATCGAGATCGTCGGCCTGTTCGACTACTACCCGTGGACGTACGCCGCGGGGCGGATCTGGACATGGGCGCTCCTCGGACTGTGGGTCGTCGCGTACCGGAGCGCGGGCACCGTCGCCGAGGCGCGACCCGCCTCCCGACCGATCCAGGCCACCGTTCGTGCTGCCTGA